The sequence GCGAGCGACACCATCGCGGCGCTGATGGCGGGAAACGCCGTCGTGCAGAAGCCCGACACGCAGACGGCCCTCACCGCCCTGTGGTCCATGGACCTCATGTACGAGGCCGGGCTGCCCCAGGACGTCTGGCAGATGGCCATCGGCCGCGGCAGCTCCATCGGCGACCCGCTGATGGACAACGCCGACTACATGATGTTCACCGGCTCCACCGCCACCGGCCGCGAGATCGCCGCCGCCGCGGGCCGGCGCCTCATCGGCGCCTCACTCGAACTCGGCGGCAAGAACCCGATGATCGTCCTGGACGACGCCGACATCGAGAAGGCTGCGGACGGTGCCGTCGCCGCCTGCTTCCCCTCCGCGGGTCAGCTGTGCGTCTCCATCGAGCGCCTGTACGTCGCCGAGTCGATCCGGGACGAGTTCGTGGCCGCGTTCACCGCGCGGACGGAGAAGCTCAAGATCGGCGCCGCGTACGACTACAGCGTGGACGTCGGCAGCCTCACCACCTCCTCCCAGCTCAGGACCGTCACCGAGCACATCGAGGACGCCGTCGCCAAGGGCGCCACCGTCCTCGCCGGCGGCCGGGCACGCCCCGACCTCGGCCCGCTCTTCCACGAGCCGACCGTCCTCACCGGCGTCACCCCGGACATGACGCTGTACGACCACGAGACCTTCGGCCCGGTCGTCTCGATCTACACCTTCCGGGACGACGACGAAGCCGTCGCGCGGGCCAACGCCACCGCCTACGGCCTCAACGCCAGCGTCTGGTCCCGTGACGGAGCCCGGGGCCGCGCCCTCGCCGCCCGGGTGCACGCCGGGACCGTCAACGTCAACGAGGCCTTCGCCGCCGCCTGGGGAAGCGTCGACGCGCCGATGGGCGGCATGGGCGACTCCGGACTCGGCCGCCGCCACGGTGCCGACGGCATCCTCAAGTACACCGAGCCCCAGACCGTCGCCCATCAGCGCCTCCAGGGCTTCACCCCGCCCGCCGGCATCAGCCCCGAGACCTGGGCCGCCCTCCTGACCGGAGGGCTCAAGGTCCTGAAGGCGGCCGGCCTCCGCTGAACAGCGGCCGCGTCACAGCAGCAGAGCCGGACGGCCCACGCCAGGCGGAGCGGGCGGGCCGTCCCGGTTTCTTCCCCCTTCACGATCACCTAAGATGTATACATCGTTCACATCCGGGAGGAGATGTGGACATGGCGAACATAGGAGAACGGTCCATGGCCCGGAGCAGCACCTACCACCACGGCGATCTGCGCGCCGCCTGCCTTCGTGCCGCGCGCGAGCTCCTGGAGGAGGACGGCAGCGCCGGTCTCTCGCTGCGCGCGGTGGCCCGGCGCGCCGGTGTGTCGGCGACCGCCCCGTACCGCCACTACGCCGACCGCGAGGCCCTGGTCTCGGCGGTGGCCGCCGAGGGGTACCGGGAGCTCGCCACCTCCTTGGCGCAGGCCCACCCCGCGCCCTCGACACCCGATGAACTCGCCGCCGTCGCCGTCGCCTACGTACGGTTCGCACTGGAGCACCCGGCCCTGTTCCGGGCGATGTTCGCGGAGCCCTGCGACCCCACCAGCGAGGAGCGCGTCGCCGCGACCGAGGCCATCTCGCAGTACGTCCGCACCATCGTCGCCGCCACCTTCCCCGGTGCGGACGCGGACGCCCTGTCGACGACGGTCTGGGCCCTCGTCCACGGCCTCGCGTTCCTGCACCTCGACGGCAAGCTGGACTCCTCCACCCCCGAGGCCGTCGCCGCCCAGGTCAGCTCCGCCGTACACGCGCTGTTCACCGCCTCCCCGGCGATGTCCGGCACGGCGGCGGCCGCCCAGCCCGCGGTCTAGGCTCCGACCGGCGACTCCGTTTGCCCCGCTTCGCGCAGCGGGCGAAAATGGCCTATCCGAGGGCGTTCTGCCCGTCGCTCCGAGGGCGTTCCGCTCGCCGCGCGCAGCCCTGGAGCTTCCCATGAGCGAACGTCTCCGTACGTGGCCCACGCTGGTCCATGACGATCTGGCACCCATGGTCGGGTACGTGAACCGGGTCGTACAGGTCGCGGGCAAGTACACCCTCGACGCGCCCTTCGAGGTCGGCTGGGGGAACATCGTCCTCGATGTCAGCCCCCGCGGGCTCAGGACGCCGACGTTCCGGCAGCCGGGGGTGACCTTCAGCGTGCACTACCGGTTGCTGGACGGTGACGTCCTCATCGAGGCGGACACGGGATCGCGGACCGTTTCGCTGGTCCAGAGGTCCGTCGCCTCGTTCTTCGAGGAGTTCTGCGACGCGGTGGCCGAGCTGGGCATCGACCCGCCTCGCACCGCGCTGGTATGCGAGATCCCGGATTGCGCGCCGACCTTCCAGCACGATGACGTCGAACGCACCTGGGATCCCCGCGCGGCGCGGCTGATGTGGGAGGCCTGGGATCTCGCCGCCGGCGGGCTGGAGGCGTGGCAGGCGCCCTTCCTCGGGAACCGTCCTCGGGTCGGCGTGATGTGGGGCGGCTTCGACCTGTCGGCGACGCGGCACAGCACGCGGCCCACGGAGCCGCCGCCCCACCGCCCGGCGTTCCAGCGGAACGCCCAGCTCTCCGCGTACGTGGCGGTGGGCTTCGCCTTCGGGAGCGATTCGGCACCGGAGGCGGGGATGTACGCCTACATCTGGCCGCAGCCGGACGGGCTGGAGGGCCGGTCCTGGGGTGTGGACGGCGCGGCCTGGCATGCCGACGCCGGTCTGGTGCGCCTGCCGTGGGACAGGCTCGGTGGGACGGCCGACCCGCACCGGGCCGTCGTGGCGTTCGGCGACGCCGTCTACCAGGCGGCCGTCGACCTGGCGGGATGGCCGGCCGACCTCTCCGGGCCCCGGGTCGACGGCTGGTACATGAGCCGGACCCCGCCCGAGCGCGTACGGGCGGCGGAGAAGGCCCGGCAGCACTGAACCCGGAGCCCCGGTCAGAGTTCGGGTTCGAGATGGGCCCACGGGCGCTCGGCCTCGATCTGGGTGGCGAGCGCGAGGAGGGTGGCCTCCCCGCCGAGGGGGCCCACGAACTGGACGCCCAGGGGCAGGCCCTCCGGGGTGCGGTAGGTGGGAACGCTCATCGCGGGGCGTCCGGTGATGTTGGCCAGCTGGGTGAAGGGGACCGGGGCGAGGTTGGCGAGCACCGCCTGGTCCCACGCCTTCGTCCCGGCCAGCGCGCCCAGCAGGCCCAGGCGCCGCAGGACACCGCCGACGGCGCGCACCGGGCCGGGGGTGTCCAGCTCGCCGATCCGTACGGGAGGGCGCGCCAGCGTCGGGGTCAGCAGCAGGTCGTAGCGGCTGTGGAAGGCGGCGAGCTGCCTGCTGTAGGTGTTCCAGCGCTCGCGGGCCGCGTAGTAGTCGGGCGCCTTGAGGGCACGTCCGGCGGCGGCGAGCATATGGGTGTCGAGTTCGAAGTCGCCGGCACGGGCGCCGT is a genomic window of Streptomyces sp. SID8374 containing:
- a CDS encoding succinic semialdehyde dehydrogenase; this encodes MATEHATRPTTARTAALPASITPALLRRLTAQVSAAPDAARVTTSAPYTGLPLAGLPISTPEDVEAAFARARIAQKGWAATPLSERKRILLRYHDLVLARQDEALDLMQAENGKTRRDAFLEIVDIGIVSRYYARNAARYLSPKRRRGAIPLLTHTTELRHPKGVVTVISPWNYPLSMAASDTIAALMAGNAVVQKPDTQTALTALWSMDLMYEAGLPQDVWQMAIGRGSSIGDPLMDNADYMMFTGSTATGREIAAAAGRRLIGASLELGGKNPMIVLDDADIEKAADGAVAACFPSAGQLCVSIERLYVAESIRDEFVAAFTARTEKLKIGAAYDYSVDVGSLTTSSQLRTVTEHIEDAVAKGATVLAGGRARPDLGPLFHEPTVLTGVTPDMTLYDHETFGPVVSIYTFRDDDEAVARANATAYGLNASVWSRDGARGRALAARVHAGTVNVNEAFAAAWGSVDAPMGGMGDSGLGRRHGADGILKYTEPQTVAHQRLQGFTPPAGISPETWAALLTGGLKVLKAAGLR
- a CDS encoding DUF5996 family protein, translating into MSERLRTWPTLVHDDLAPMVGYVNRVVQVAGKYTLDAPFEVGWGNIVLDVSPRGLRTPTFRQPGVTFSVHYRLLDGDVLIEADTGSRTVSLVQRSVASFFEEFCDAVAELGIDPPRTALVCEIPDCAPTFQHDDVERTWDPRAARLMWEAWDLAAGGLEAWQAPFLGNRPRVGVMWGGFDLSATRHSTRPTEPPPHRPAFQRNAQLSAYVAVGFAFGSDSAPEAGMYAYIWPQPDGLEGRSWGVDGAAWHADAGLVRLPWDRLGGTADPHRAVVAFGDAVYQAAVDLAGWPADLSGPRVDGWYMSRTPPERVRAAEKARQH
- a CDS encoding TetR/AcrR family transcriptional regulator; translation: MARSSTYHHGDLRAACLRAARELLEEDGSAGLSLRAVARRAGVSATAPYRHYADREALVSAVAAEGYRELATSLAQAHPAPSTPDELAAVAVAYVRFALEHPALFRAMFAEPCDPTSEERVAATEAISQYVRTIVAATFPGADADALSTTVWALVHGLAFLHLDGKLDSSTPEAVAAQVSSAVHALFTASPAMSGTAAAAQPAV